One region of Pangasianodon hypophthalmus isolate fPanHyp1 chromosome 15, fPanHyp1.pri, whole genome shotgun sequence genomic DNA includes:
- the LOC113541763 gene encoding protein ABHD15 translates to MWEFFFCLMPSMFLFSIAILFRSRWICHLVEEGTRPLLWHIWIIICSILKLPHPSVFYATGDQEPKIKLIYKPTVLANYIIQNCKALACAPLARWPKADPHLQIFFNFIWPIEEGAQTDCGITFTRDHLLIQDGGIIALDWAIRLIDQNSQAKRDHYPGERAPGCHTSTPPIIILIPNALGKITQNLLSLCRLALQQGFYPVVFHRRGHGGCPLATPRYQEFGDPSDLVQAVLYIQSHHPSSVLFAVSEGSGSGLLLSYLGECGSSSYLVAAACISPVFHGQLFFETPFPKLYHEAALLYRKLQLSRYATALSTVMDTEKIFSCHSLQDMEKLMFCSVRLLDTSQKDTLEQGVELRSVQTNWASYWERNEPLRDADEVAVPVLCLCSTDDPLLPPASTLPMSIFHNNPYFFLALTSQGSHCGFLQEGPQTAASWSHNAVLEYFQVVTEFFKVEERKCFMEGFVGWDIVQGLRQKTGAMAHRRRRPTMLRRERPVLGSQRQLSSHSRLVTFEEHETFTWNRSYTR, encoded by the exons ATGTGGGAATTCTTCTTCTGCCTGATGCCTTCAATGTTCCTGTTCTCGATTGCTATACTTTTTCGATCAAGGTGGATTTGCCATCTTGTGGAGGAAGGAACAAGGCCGCTACTTTGGCATATATGGATCATAATCTGCTCGATATTGAAGCTTCCACACCCCAGTGTTTTTTACGCCACTGGTGACCAGGAGCCAAAAATAAAGCTGATCTACAAACCGACAGTTCTGGCAAACTACATCATACAGAACTGTAAAGCTTTAGCATGTGCACCACTGGCTAGGTGGCCAAAAGCAGACCCTCATTTACAAATTTTCTTCAATTTCATATGGCCCATTGAGGAAGGTGCACAAACAGACTGTGGAATAACCTTCACTAGGGATCATTTACTAATACAAGATGGCGGTATCATAGCCCTGGATTGGGCTATCAGGCTGATAGACCAGAACTCTCAGGCTAAGAGGGATCATTATCCAGGAGAAAGAGCTCCAGGCTGCCATACCAGCACTCCACCAATTATCATTCTGATTCCTAATGCTTTGGGGAAGATCACACAAAATTTGCTGAGCTTGTGTCGCTTGGCTCTGCAGCAAGGTTTCTACCCTGTGGTCTTCCATCGTCGTGGTCATGGTGGATGTCCGCTTGCTACTCCACGTTACCAGGAGTTTGGGGATCCTTCTGATCTGGTGCAGGCTGTACTATACATTCAGAGCCACCATCCATCTTCAGTTTTGTTTGCTGTCAGTGAAGGTTCTGGGTCTGGTCTGCTGCTGTCTTACCTTGGGGAGTGTGGCTCATCTTCCTACCTGGTAGCAGCTGCTTGTATATCACCTGTGTTCCACGGACAACTGTTCTTTGAGACACCTTTCCCAAAACTATATCATGAGGCAGCATTGCTTTATCGCAAGCTGCAACTCAGCAG GTATGCAACTGCTCTAAGTACAGTTATGGATACTGagaaaatcttcagctgtcATTCTCTTCAAGACATGGAGAAGTTGATGTTCTGTTCAGTCAGATTGCTAGACACCAGTCAGAAGGACACACTGGAGCAGGGTGTGGAGCTTAGATCTGTACAGACTAACTGGGCCAGTTACTGGGAACGTAACGAACCCTTGCGAGATGCCGATGAAGTCGCTGTTCCTGTGCTTTGCTTGTGCAGCACTGATGACCCTTTACTGCCTCCAGCCTCCACCTTACCCATGTCCATCTTCCATAACAACCCATATTTCTTTCTGGCCCTGACATCCCAGGGAAGCCATTGTGGCTTCTTGCAGGAGGGCCCTCAAACCGCTGCTTCCTGGAGCCACAACGCAGTGCTGGAATATTTCCAGGTTGTCACAGAGTTCTTCAAAGTTGAGGAAAGAAAATGCTTCATGGAAGGGTTTGTTGGATGGGATATTGTCCAGGGGCTCAGGCAAAAAACAGGTGCCATGGCACACAGGAGGAGGAGACCAACCATGCTGCGGAGAGAGAGGCCTGTCTTGGGTTCACAGAGACAACTCTCATCTCATTCAAGGTTGGTCACTTTTGAAGAGCATGAAACGTTCACTTGGAATAGATCATACACCCGATGA